Proteins encoded within one genomic window of Bos indicus isolate NIAB-ARS_2022 breed Sahiwal x Tharparkar chromosome 23, NIAB-ARS_B.indTharparkar_mat_pri_1.0, whole genome shotgun sequence:
- the LOC109576900 gene encoding histone H2A type 1, with amino-acid sequence MSGRGKQGGKARAKAKTRSSRAGLQFPVGRVHRLLRKGNYAERVGAGAPVYLAAVLEYLTAEILELAGNAARDNKKTRIIPRHLQLAIRNDEELNKLLGKVTIAQGGVLPNIQAVLLPKKTESHHKAKGK; translated from the coding sequence ATGTCTGGACGGGGAAAACAAGGTGGCAAGGCTCGAGCTAAGGCCAAGACCCGCTCTTCGCGGGCTGGACTTCAGTTTCCCGTGGGCCGAGTGCATCGTCTGCTTCGCAAAGGGAACTATGCCGAGCGGGTCGGGGCGGGGGCACCGGTGTATCTGGCGGCCGTGCTGGAGTACTTGACGGCCGAGATCCTGGAGCTGGCGGGCAACGCGGCCCGGGACAACAAGAAGACCCGCATCATCCCGCGTCACTTGCAGCTGGCCATCCGCAACGACGAGGAGCTCAACAAGCTGCTGGGCAAAGTCACCATCGCTCAGGGCGGCGTCCTGCCCAACATCCAGGCCGTGCTGCTCCCTAAGAAGACCGAGAGCCACCATAAGGCCAAGGGCAAGTAA